The window GGTTGGCCACTTGTCTTTCTCAGAGTTATACGATGCAGCCGCATTCACAAGGTTACGCGCATTTGATTGACGCTCATCGTCACGTGCTTTTTGTGTCACACCATTGTACGCCACAATCGAAATAGCAGCCAAGATAGCGATGACCACGATAACGATCAAGAGCTCAACCAATGTGAAACCTTTAGTTTTGTTTGAAGAAATCATTTCTGATTTGCCCCCTATTTTTAGTTAGTTATTATTGTAACTTGATTGTAGCAAAGCGATTATAAAAGCGCAAGCATTTTACGAATAATTCCCCGATTCGGCCCCTATAGCCCGTGAAAACAGGGGTGATGTTTCCCGCCCAGGGCACTTTAGCCTCGAAAACCTGCCCAAATTCACTATGGACACGAGGCGCCGGCAGTGCCGTTTACAGGAACATTGATTGACTTGACGAGGCGCTGGCTGGAGTACTGAATGTTTTCACCAGCAACGGTTTTAGTTACCCCGAGGCTGACTTTAAGTGTACCGTCGTTGATCTTGCAAACATTGAAATTAAGCACCGTACTGGTGTCGATGATCGTTTCGACTGCCCCGTCCAACTGCCAAATACGGTCGGTGGCACTCGGACATGAGCCATCGTACATCGTCTTGCGCTTGAGCTCTGAACCACTTTGGAAATATTCGGTCGTATATGTCTTGGCGTCGGCGATAGCAACTGCTCCCCACGCTACGCCACAATCACTTTTCTGGATCAGCCGTCGCGTCGGGCTATAGGGGTTGTCGCTGGTGGCGAGACTATGTATGCGCACATACGAGGATGTTGTTCCCTCAAGCGTAGTACTGAGCCGTACATCTGCCTCAATTCGATCAAGTGCCGTTAGCACATCACTCTGTAGCTGTGACTTGGCACTGGTGACCATTGACGAGCCAGTGAGATTGATGATTAGGCCAATAATACCCGCCAGCACCAAAATAATGACTGGCGCAATCGCCAAGATCTCAATGAGTGTAAATCCTTGGCTATTCTGCTGCCGATTAGCGTTAGCCCGAAATATACGTCGCATGCACCACCTCCTGCGCTGGCGTTCCATAAGTAATAATTACCGCAACACGAATGACCGCGATGCTATTTGGTACTTTACAATATTCGACTCGAGCACGTACTGGATCCGGCAATGTTGGCGTGGTCGGTGGTGTCACGTGTTCAGTCTTGACCGCACCGCTGCCACAAACCTCAGATACTGTTTTATACAAGCCACGTTCACGTAGGATGCCGTAGCCGAGATTGGCAGCTTCTGAGGTGCGGCGAGCCTCGGTATTACGTGCCAATACCGCCCCGTACAACTGGTAGCCACTCATTAAAAAGATCCCGGCAATAATCAAGGTGATCATCAATTCAATGACGGTAAAGCCGTTTTTATGACCTTTATGCCTTAGAGGCGTTTGCTGTTGAGTACTTGCCATTTACCCGGCTCCTTCGTTTCTAAATGATAAAAAATCGTATAGCGCCGACAGGCTGCGCCCGCCTCATCACATACACCATCCTTAGCGCCGGCAACGTAAATGTACGCACCATTTGGATAGTTCGTGATCTTGGTGTTTTCGTAATCGTCTTTTTTGGCAAGCAGTTGACTAATATTAGTTATTGGATTGACCCCGAATGTACCGTTAATCGCCGAAATGAGGCGTTCTCGATCCAGTGGGCCGGTCTTGGCGGCACCACCCAGTTCGTCAAATGCTGCCGCAAACTGCGCCGCAGTCATCTTGCCAGCGCCACTAGCACCAGAAACGTACGCCGGATAGCCGCCGGCAGGCTTGATGACGTTACCGGCACTGTCACGAATTTCCCGTGGATAGACGCTCTCGAGATAGTTCTGCAAGGCTAGCACATCGGCCTCACGCTCCTTATCGCGTGCCGCCGCCTGATAATTACGAAAACTTAATGTCGCGAGCACCAATAGAATCGCCATGACGGCAATAGCAATGATCAGCTCGACTAGCGTAAACCCCCGTCCCTTCATACCCCCATCATACTCGGAAATATGCATAAGCGCAAGCGTTTTGAGGCTCAAATTTCCAACGGTTCTTGCTGGATCTGGATGTGGAATTTGTCGTAGACTGCCTGGATAATGGCGTTACGTGCTGCCGCCAGATCGTGGTAGCTAGTCGCCGACTCATTGATCAATACCAGCGCATTCTTGTCGTGCACCCGCATGCCGTGTAGCAGTGCCCCCTTGAGTCCAGCCTGTTCAATCAGCCAGCCCGTCGGCACCTTGTGTCGGCCGTCCGGCATGTCATAGGACGGCGCATCCGGATACCGTTCACGAAGTTCATCGAGCTGCCATGATTCGATCAGCGCGTTCTTGAAGAATGAACCAGCATTGGGTCGCTTGGTCGGATTGGGTAGCTTATCAAACCGAATCGCCATCACCGCGTCACGGATCACCTGCGGCGTAAAGGTCGTGATGTTCATGTTGGTCAAATACCGCTGTAAGCCGGCATAGAACGGCGGTTTTGGCGCTGCGTGATGGAGCTTGATGGTAATCGAGAGAATGCAGTAGCGGCCGCTCGCTTCACCGCGAAAAATACTGTGCCGATATGAAAACCCGCACTCCGCCGCGCCTAGGGTTACCACTCGGTCGGTCAGCGAATCGTACGCCTCTAGCTCGGTGAGCACATCAGCAACTTCCTGGCCATACGCCCCGACATTCTGCACCGGCGCGGCGCCGGCTGTACCAGGGATGGCCGACATCGCCTCAATGCCGCTCAGGCCCATGGCAACTGTGCGCTTAACCACCTCGTCCCATATTTCACCCGCACCAACCTTGATCGTTGCTGTCTGGCCATCATCAGTCAGCACTGCAAATCCCTTGATCCGATTGAGCAACACCGCCCCCTCAAACCCTTCATCGCGAGCGATGACATTACTGCCGCCGCCGAGGACAAAGATCGGTATGCCCTGCACCTTGGCACTTTTATATAGCTCCCTAACCTCATTCACCGACGTCGCCGATGCCATAAAGCGTGCTGTGCCGCCGAGGCGCATCGTCGTATATTGTTGCAACGGAATCTCTGTTCGTATCTCCATATGATACATTATATCATTTCTATTTAGGCGCGGCGCGTGGTATAATACCCTCGTGTGCACCCGTAGCTCAGTGGATTAGAGTACTTGGCTTCGAACCAAGGGGTCGCAAGTTCGAATCTTGCCGGGTGTACCATGATTTTCGCGCTTTCCTACCGGACCTTTTCCTATCAGCGCGTTAGTTATGCCCCGTTAGCTCAACTGGATAGAGCGTTGGTTTCCGGTACCAAAGGTTGCAGGTTCGATTCCTGTGCGGGGTACCACTATACTAGACGATACCCTGGTCGATAACGGGGTATTTTTGTTGGAATTCATCAGTTGTTGGCAATGTCAACTTGCCGTCTGTCATGACTTTGATTTTACTTTGAAAATGATCATACGCCTTATATACCGACAGGCTGGGGGTTATCATCCGCGGTAATTTATGGATGAAGTCCATTGCCCATATTATTGCTGGTGTATAGACGCCTTGTTCGCCTCCACTAAAACCTATCAGCGTTTCTCCGCTCAGAGACCGCATCAACTCATCATGAAATACTTTCGCTGATTGACACTTAATTTCTTCTTCGGTAACGGTCGTGAGGCGTTCTATCGTGGCATCAAACTCGCGCTGCGATTGCTCTTTTTGTCCTAATTCCCGCACGTCATCAAAGAGCTGCAATAGAGCCGTTGACAAAAATCTATCGGTATGAGCCTGCTGCGTTTCTAGCTCGCTGAAGTCAGTTGTCATACCCATATTACGGCGCACTCCTCGCGCCACCCGTTCGTACTGTATCGCATCACATGTCTTTTGATATTCTTGGTACTTGTCAGCAAACGTAAGCGCAGCAGGACTATATTGCGGCGTACTAAACATAAACCAAATATCTCTGACATTTATCTTTCGTAGGTCAAGATCCCAATAATCTAGATCGGTGTGGTTCGGATTGATTTTTCTTATAAGAGAAGACCAATCCGAACCGGCAGCCCACCATAATGTTCTCCTTTCCAGCTCCTCATTAATACGATCAAGGTCGATGATGATATTATCAGGACAGCTGTGTACTGCCTGACTAAAGCACATCACCTGTTTCTCAAGCCACTTTGCCTCTGCCAGTTGAGTACCTAATATACTCACTGCGCCACCTACCATAATCCCAGCTGCTGATAAAAGTGGCTCACCAGAGCTGAGCAGTGACGCGCCACTGCCAGTAATAAAACTACCAAGACCAATAGTACCAAGGGTACCTATATCCCGCAGTGTCGGTTTAGTATGGCGGTCATTCTGAGTCGTACCCTCAAGTTGCCTCATGATATCCACAAGTACTGGATCCTGACATATAGTAATATAGCCTTGTTTGAAGATACGATCATTACACTCAGCTTGTAAATACAAGTCAGAGGTGAAACATCCTCCTAGAAGTACCCTGTCAGCAACAACACGATAGGGTTCTTGCATTTCTTTTGAGTGATTCAGGTCTAGATATGTCGACTCCCCTGATCTTTGTATTCGAACAGGAGTCAATACCTCCACGCCCCCTCGCGGTATGGCACGACGTGTCCGCTCGGTTAGTTGTCCACTTTCATCAATAAAACCACTCGCCACAAGCCCCTCAATTGAATGAGGTGACTGCTTTTTAATCTCATTTCCACGACCGGAAAACTCCATACTACTCTTAGCCACGTGGCTATTATACAATAATACAAATATACTTGCAACCCTACTGTTCAAGCGACATCGGCGGCACGCCCGGGCCTGGGGACACCATACTGCTACCATTAGCCGCCTCGCCGACCACCGCCCGTATCTGCTCCACCGTGATAATCGTCGTTGAGCCCGGCGCGACAGAGCCAGCCAACAATTGTTTGGCGACGGTATTCTCGACAGCTCGTTGCACCACGCGGCGCATCGGACGAGCGCCGAGGCGCGGGTCATAGCCAGCATCAACCAATAATTTTTTGCCCGCCTCTTCGACAGCAACTTGGATTTTTTGTGGCGCCAGCGTTCGATTGATACCAGCCAAGATGAGATCAACGACCTGCAGCAGCTCTTCTTTGCCCAAGGGACGAAATAGCACGATTTCATCAAACCGGTTGAGAAACTCCGGACGAAACAGATTGGCATTAATCAGCTCGTTGATAAATGTTTGCTCAAACTGCTCCAGTTGGTAGCCACGCTCGATATATTCGCGAATTCTCTCGGCCCCAGCATTCGATGTGGCGATAATAATGGCGTCACGAAAACTAATATCGCGGTTCTTCTCGTCACGTAAAATTCCCTCGTCTAGTAACTGCAAAAGCGTCGTGAGCACCTGCGGATGCGCCTTCTCAATTTCGTCGAGCAACACCACCGAAAACGGCCGCTTCTGTACCTGGGCAGTCAGGCTCATCGGATCATTCGCCCCATCAGCGATCAGCCGCGCCACGTCCTCGGCCCGCACAAACTCATTGAGATCCAGCCGAATGAGATTGCCCTCGCCGCCAAAATAGATATCCGCCAGCGCTTTGGACAGCTCAGTTTTACCAACTCCAGTCGGACCAAGGAACAGAAACGTACCAATCGGCCGATCAGGGTTGCGCACGCCGGCACGCGCTCGCCGGATGGCATCAGAGATGACGCTGACGGCACGCGTTTGATTGATCATGCGCTGATGGATCAGGTCTTCGAGGTTCAAGAGCTTCTCTCGTTCATCATCAGTCGAGGCAGTCGCGATCTTGATGCCCATGGTTTTTTCGACCGCATCATCGACCGACTGAGCTGTCACCAGCCCGGACGACGCATAATGAGCTGCTGCCTCCAGCACCTTGAGCGCCCGACCCGGCATCGCCACGTCTTGGACATAGCGCTCGCCGACGCGGTAGGCTTCAGCGATGGCTTGATACATGTAGGTCACTTTATGGCGATGTTCAAGACCAAGCAGCTGATCGCGCATAATTCGCACCGTCTCCTCCGGCGATGATGGCTCGATAACGATGGTATTGAGCACCGTCGCCAGCTGGGCATTACGCTGAGAAATCTGCAAGTAGCGCTGGCTATCCATGGTCAAGATAATTCGTAGCCTACCCGCCTCTAAGATTGGTAGCAGCAAATTACTCAGATCAACCGAACCAACGCCCTCCTCGAAAAACAGCTGAGCATTATCGAGACACAAAATGACATTCTTTGATAAAAATGCTTCGTTGAGGATCTGCGTCACCAGCGCCTCCAGCTCGCCCCGACCAGCCGCCGCCGAGATCAGCGACGAGGCATCCAGCAGGAAAATCTGCCGATAGAGCAGCGACGACGGCACGGTTTTATGTCCATCAATGAGCATCTCGGCGAACGCCGCCACGACCGTACTTTTGCCAGCCCCATTGAGCCCGACCAGCGCTGCATTTTGCCGGCCATTTGAGCCAAAAATTGTCATCAATTGATCCAGCGCCGCCTGATGAGCGTCCAGCTGCGCGATCATTGTCCCGCCCGATACCTGCAGGCTAAGGTTTTGGGCGAACCGGCTCAAGAGCGGCGTATAGCCAAACGACCAGTCGCGGGCGATACCGCCGGTGTGAAGCGGCTTTTGCTTGAACTGCTCGATCAACGACTTGAGGCGCTCATACCACATGATACCGCCCAATACATCGCGAAAATCAATTTTTAGATTTGCTAGCAGAGCGTCATGATTCGGAAATTGTTCAACAATCGCCGCCGCCAACACCGCACCTGTTACCTTTGGGCTATTGGTATCACGCCAAATTCGCAGTGCTGACTGCCACACGGCCGGCGTGTTATTTGGATCATCCGAGGCGATATTCGCCAAAAAGTTCGGCGTGAGACCCAACCGCACTCCGAGGAATTGCCCGGCCCGCGACTGACCGACCGCCAGGGCGATTTCTTTCGGCGACGGTCGCTGGCTCAAACGGCCCAGCACATCCGCCGCCGTCACATCATCAATCGTCTCCGCCCGCGCGCTCACTGCCATCGTCTTGAGATCGCCCTGCCACCACACGCTGAGCATCGCTAATGGCCCCACCAGACCAATCATCAACCAGCCAACCGGCCCGTGCTTGATCAATAGCCAAACGCCACCCAGACCCAATGCAACAGCGACGAGCACCACCAAGACATGCCAGACCGCACCAAACCGTGCCGTGAACCGCGCCTTTTGCGCCCGCAAGCTGTGATAGCGAAACTCCGGCCGCACCTCGTTCATGCCAACACCCTCATCTGCCACAAGATAATTCCTATCACCGGTGTTACGGGTAACAGCGCCCACACCACGATGCTGCCGACCGCCCACACCGCCCGCAGGCTGATAACCACCAGTCCCGCAAGCAGCACCAAAAGCCGCACCACCGCACCAACTGCCCGCGAGAACAGCCGGTCAAAAAAGGCTTGCATTTTCACGGTAAGTGGTGCTTGAGCACGAATTTGCCCTGCAGAAATTTGGCGAAATGGATCGAACAGCGTCCGCACCAACAGGCCGATTGAGAAAACATCAGCTGTCCGCAGCACGCCAAGACCAACTCGCTTGATATGCCGCCGCCAGCCTGCGCCATACCACCACTGGAAAATACCCACCAAAAACATAGTTCTATTGTAGCACACTGCTTGGGCGCGGTATAATACGAAATATGTCACGACAGATTCTCAGTACACTTATCGGCAAAACCGTCAAACAAGCTGCTCGCCTGCGCGGCGGTGGCTCGGCGCTCCCGGGGTTAGTTATCGAAAAGATTGATCCAGGCTTTATCGCTCGTACCCTGGCGCAAATACCGCGCGGCGTGGTGGTTATCAGTGGCACGAACGGCAAGACCACTACCACTAAAATCGTCGTTGAACTGCTCGAGGCGGCCGGCCTCAAGGTTTTTACCAATCGCACGGGCAGTAATTTCTCGCGCGGCGTGGCGGCAGCGCT is drawn from Candidatus Saccharibacteria bacterium oral taxon 488 and contains these coding sequences:
- a CDS encoding ATP-dependent Clp protease ATP-binding subunit, translated to MADEGVGMNEVRPEFRYHSLRAQKARFTARFGAVWHVLVVLVAVALGLGGVWLLIKHGPVGWLMIGLVGPLAMLSVWWQGDLKTMAVSARAETIDDVTAADVLGRLSQRPSPKEIALAVGQSRAGQFLGVRLGLTPNFLANIASDDPNNTPAVWQSALRIWRDTNSPKVTGAVLAAAIVEQFPNHDALLANLKIDFRDVLGGIMWYERLKSLIEQFKQKPLHTGGIARDWSFGYTPLLSRFAQNLSLQVSGGTMIAQLDAHQAALDQLMTIFGSNGRQNAALVGLNGAGKSTVVAAFAEMLIDGHKTVPSSLLYRQIFLLDASSLISAAAGRGELEALVTQILNEAFLSKNVILCLDNAQLFFEEGVGSVDLSNLLLPILEAGRLRIILTMDSQRYLQISQRNAQLATVLNTIVIEPSSPEETVRIMRDQLLGLEHRHKVTYMYQAIAEAYRVGERYVQDVAMPGRALKVLEAAAHYASSGLVTAQSVDDAVEKTMGIKIATASTDDEREKLLNLEDLIHQRMINQTRAVSVISDAIRRARAGVRNPDRPIGTFLFLGPTGVGKTELSKALADIYFGGEGNLIRLDLNEFVRAEDVARLIADGANDPMSLTAQVQKRPFSVVLLDEIEKAHPQVLTTLLQLLDEGILRDEKNRDISFRDAIIIATSNAGAERIREYIERGYQLEQFEQTFINELINANLFRPEFLNRFDEIVLFRPLGKEELLQVVDLILAGINRTLAPQKIQVAVEEAGKKLLVDAGYDPRLGARPMRRVVQRAVENTVAKQLLAGSVAPGSTTIITVEQIRAVVGEAANGSSMVSPGPGVPPMSLEQ
- a CDS encoding prepilin-type N-terminal cleavage/methylation domain-containing protein, translating into MHISEYDGGMKGRGFTLVELIIAIAVMAILLVLATLSFRNYQAAARDKEREADVLALQNYLESVYPREIRDSAGNVIKPAGGYPAYVSGASGAGKMTAAQFAAAFDELGGAAKTGPLDRERLISAINGTFGVNPITNISQLLAKKDDYENTKITNYPNGAYIYVAGAKDGVCDEAGAACRRYTIFYHLETKEPGKWQVLNSKRL
- the murB gene encoding UDP-N-acetylmuramate dehydrogenase, with the protein product MEIRTEIPLQQYTTMRLGGTARFMASATSVNEVRELYKSAKVQGIPIFVLGGGSNVIARDEGFEGAVLLNRIKGFAVLTDDGQTATIKVGAGEIWDEVVKRTVAMGLSGIEAMSAIPGTAGAAPVQNVGAYGQEVADVLTELEAYDSLTDRVVTLGAAECGFSYRHSIFRGEASGRYCILSITIKLHHAAPKPPFYAGLQRYLTNMNITTFTPQVIRDAVMAIRFDKLPNPTKRPNAGSFFKNALIESWQLDELRERYPDAPSYDMPDGRHKVPTGWLIEQAGLKGALLHGMRVHDKNALVLINESATSYHDLAAARNAIIQAVYDKFHIQIQQEPLEI
- a CDS encoding prepilin-type N-terminal cleavage/methylation domain-containing protein, coding for MASTQQQTPLRHKGHKNGFTVIELMITLIIAGIFLMSGYQLYGAVLARNTEARRTSEAANLGYGILRERGLYKTVSEVCGSGAVKTEHVTPPTTPTLPDPVRARVEYCKVPNSIAVIRVAVIITYGTPAQEVVHATYISG